CTACCAACCTGGTTCGAATGATATCGGGAAATACCTGTCATTCCGTGTGACACCTGTGGCTACGTCCGGCACGCTGACCGGTGCGGAAGTGGCGAGTGCCTACCAGGGCCCTATTGTTTCCTCTACGAACTCGGTATCGACGATCACCGCCGACGGCACCTTCACGCCGACTGCCAACGTCGATTACCTCACTTCTACCGGTACGGATGTAACGGCGAGCAGTTTTGAAATAGCCCGTTTCTCACTAAACGATGTGACGGGATCACCGTTCAATGATGGTCTGGCTACTACCCTCACGGCGCTTTCTTTCAGCGTAACCGGTTCATCCAACCTCGAAAAAATAGCGCTTTACGACGGAACTACGGAATTGGCGGAAGTAACCGCTGCCGCTACGACAAGCTTCTCCGGTTTGAGCCTTTCCGCAGCGTCGGGAGCCTCCAAGATCTTTTCGGTGCGCGTTACGTTTAAAACAACGGTGACCGATAACGCCCAACCGCAGTTGACCATATCGTCTGCCACTTCTGATCCGACAGGTTCTCTTTTTGCGGCTGCCAACGCGGGCGGTGCTTCGTCTTCGATTGCAGGCGACAACAACCGTATCGAGGTAACGGCTACTAAGCTTGCCTTTACCACGACGGCGGCACAGACCGTCACGAACGTAGCGATGACAACGCAAACCGTAGAAGCTACGGACGTGAACAACCGTCGCGACCTCGATTTCGTGTCAGTTGTCAGCCTTACATCGAGCGGCACATTATCGACATCGCCGCTTACAGCGACCGCTACGAGCGGTGTCGCTTCCTTTACGACCATCACCCACACGGCAATTGGAACCGGATTGACCCTTACCGCTTCATTTGGCGCGCTTACGCCTGCAGTGAGCGCGGCTTTCAACATCGTCCCTGCGCCAATTTTTGCTAACCCCATCACCGGAACCAACCCGGGGCTGTCAAACCCGTATACTAACGGACAAACATTTGATGCCAATATTTCCGTTTCGGGTATCGGCCGTGGGGCGGGTGTAAACGGAACCAGTGCAAATGATCGCTATAATGGCAGTTCGTGGGATACGGCCAATCTTGACACTACGGCATACTTCGAATTCACACTGACCCCAGTTGCGGGTTATCAGATCGACTTTACCAACTTTATCTACACGGCACAGTTTTCTACTACAAACGGTGTGACGACGGCTGCACTGCGGTCAAGCCTCGACAACTATACGGCTAATATCGGAACAGCGACGCTTACCGGAACAACCATTTCGTTGACCGATACGTCGTTCCAAAACGTATCAGGTCCGATCACATTCCGTCTCTATGCATGGGGTGCTACCAACTCGGGTGCGACATTCAGCGTGAACAGTTTTGAATTCAATGGTATTGTAGAAGCGAGCCCGGTTCCGCAAATTTCTGCTGCTCCGTCTACGATCTCCGGACTCAATTATTTTGAAGGCGCTGGTCCTTCCACTTCTCAAACCATCGGTATCACGGCTGCCAATCTTACGCCTGCATCCGGTAACGTGACCGCCAGCGCTACAACCGGATTTGAGGTTTCTACGGATAATACAAACTTCTCTTCTTCCGTAAACGTGGCGTACACCAGCGGCACGCTTACGAATGCTCCGCTATATGTTCGACAGGCAGCGGGCGCCACAGCCGGTGACTATTCGGGAACCGTGACGATTTCGGGCGGAAACGCACCTGCAAATGCTACGGTTGCCGTGAGCGGAAAAGTGGTCGTACCCTTTACCATTCCGTACTTCAACACTTTCAGCACACAATCGACTGTTGACGTGGCCTTGGTGCAAGGTTTTGTTGCAAGCAATGCGGCATTCAATACGTCATACCTTCGTTTCAATAGCATCGGAGCGTATCTTGATACACCTGTCATCGATTTCACACAGGAAGGTGATTTCCGCGTGGAGTTCGAAACCGCCACTTTCGGCGGTAATAATGGCCAGACACTTGAGTTGCAGATTTCAACCGACGGCGGTGCCAACTATACGACTTTGACCACTATTGCTCCACCATCGTCTTCCTACACTACGTTGACCTATGACATTAACGTAGCGTCCTACCCAAGTACAAATGGGAAACTCCGTGTGCTGATGACCGCCGGAACGTCGCAAACACGTCTCCGCAATTTCTACCTTCTGGGACGTACAACCTGGGACGGAACAAGCTGGTCAGCCGGCGCACCGAACAGCCTGGTAGTAGCAACCATCGCAGGAGATTATTCAACCAGCGGTGAGCCTTCTATCAACGCATACTCTCTTGATGTAAACAGTGGTACCCTGACCGTTACAAACGGTGAATCGGTCACCCTTCAAAATGCACTGACCGTCAACACAGGCGCAACCGCCGAATTTGAAAGTAACGCCAACCTCATCCAGGTGAACAACGTAGCGAATACGGGTAACATCTCGATCAGCCGTACGGCGAATATGAGAAGACAAGACTATATCTACTGGTCGTCTCCGGTTACAGGCCAGAACCTGTTCAATTTCTCTGACCAGACACTTTCGAACCGTTTCTACGTGCTGGACGAAGACACCAACAGCTTCAAAGCGTTGTTTACGGCCACACCAACCGGTTTGGGTGAAAACGCTACTACGTACAACTTCCTTCCTACGAAGGGCTATATGGTACGGGCTCCGAACAACCATCCGTCTACCGTAACACCATGGACGGGTACCTTTACAGGTGTACCAAACAACGGTACGTATACGTTCCAGGCAACGAATGGCGTAGCTACTGCGGCCATTGGTAACAACCTGATCGGTAACCCATATCCGTCACCGATTAACGCAACTTCCTTCCTGGCTGCCAACCCAACGGTAGGTACCCTTTATTTCTGGGCACACATTACGCAAACCGCACCAGGTGCTGCTAACTATGCTTCCTTCAACGGAACAGGTGCTGCCGCTGCTGCCGGTGGCGAGGTGCCAAATGGAACAATTCAGGTAGGTCAGGGCTTCTTGGTCACCGTACCTGCCGCTGTTTCGATCGTGTTCAACAACGGTATGCGTGTCAACAACCACCAAAACCAGTTCTTCCGTTCGTCTGAGTTCGGCGTAACAGGTCCGGAACGCCACCGTATCTGGCTTGACCTGAAAAAAGACGGTGCCGTAATGAGCCAGTCGCTTGTGGGCTACGTCTCAGAAGCAACCAATGGTATCGAACCACTGTATGATGGTGCCATGATCCCAGAAAATGCACCGCAACTGTATTCCGTGCTCGACAACCAGGCGTATAGCATCCAGGGTCGTGCGCTTCCATTCGCCGACAGTGATATCGTGCCGATGGGTATCAAAACACCTACGGCCGGCAACTACACCATTGCACTGAACAGTTTCGATGGCCTTTTCGGAAGCCAGGCAGTATACCTTAAAGACAATGCGACCAACGTGTTGCATGACATCAAATCAGGTGACTATACCTTCGCGACAGATGCCGGAACATTCAACGACCGTTTCCAAATCGTTTTCAACACCACAACATTGGGTACAGACCAACCTGTTTTGACCGACAATGCCGTAACCGTATACAAAAACGGAACATCGCTGGAAGTCAATTCTGGAACGGTTGCTATGCAATCGGTTAAAATCTTCGACATCCGCGGACGTCTCGTAGCTTCACGTGAAAGCATCAATGCTACCGCTACGTCGTTTGCGAACCTCTCGGCTACACAACAGGTACTTTTGGTGCAGATTGTGTCGAAAGACGGTGCAACCGTAACGAAGAAAGTGATTTTCTAATCATCACAAAACCATACGGAAAGAGCCGCCCACAAGCGGCTCTTTTTTTTTGCCGTAACGTGATGAAAAAGGGATGGTGTTGAAGAACATACAACGCGGCTGACAAAATGCCTCTATCGCAGGCACGTGATTTTAGGACGGGTCAGTATAACGAAAACAGGACTTATGTAGTAACCTGTATAGCTATTTTAGCACGGGTCATACGACCCGGCTACTGTATGGATACTGTATAGATACTGTATGGATACTGTATGGATACTGTATGGATAAAGTATCAGATGGTGACAAATTACTAACCCATACCCCTAGGTGTCATCCATTTTCTTATTATCTAATTCAAGGCCAGAATCCCGTCATACATCTTTCCTCTTTCCTTTTTCCTCTTTGCTCTCACCCCTCTCCCCTCCTCAGTTTTAACCTTATCCTAATGTACTACTATCAATCGTAACGATGCCGTAATACACTGCTAACGTTGTGCTTAGGCGCTACCGCTACTTTTGGCGAAAGTTATCGCATGAGGCTACATTACCTATTGGCGTTCGTACCCGCCTTTTTACTTTCCTGCACGACAGACCGCGACCTGGCCGACACCACCGTACTTCCCGATCCGGAAGCCGTTGTCGTGCATTACTGGAATTTTAACTCCCTGCCATCCGGCACACTGACTTCTGTGCAACCCGATGCCTCTCTGGTGACGGGTGCCGCTATCACCTATGAAGGTGAAGGAGCAGGATACATGGATGCCTTCGACCCGGGATACGACACAAATGCCCAAAACGGCGATGTGGCCGGACAAGGACTTCGCGCCCGGAATCCAAGCGACACACGCACGCTGCGATTTGCCCTTCCGACCACCGGGTTCAAAAACATCGTGCTTCGCTTTGCCACCGCCCGAACGGGATCAGGTGCCACGCAGCAATCATATGCTTACACCGTAGATGGCGTTAACTACACGTCCGACGGGCTTGTTCTAACTGGATTCACGACGAAGGAAGATCCGACGAACGACCTCGTCGTGCTTGACTTTTCCGATATTCCGGGAGCGGATGACAATCCGAATTTCCGCTTTGCCATTACCTTCAGCGGCGATACGGCGGCCGGAACATCCGGCAACAACCGATTTGATAACGTAACGGTAGAAGGAATCCCATTGGTTCCCATCACCGCCCCTTCCAACCTCACCTATCCTTCGCCCCAAACCTGGTCGGTGGGTGCGGCCATCACACCGGTTCAACCGACCGTTACAGGAAGTGGTATCCAGTATAGTGTCAATCCGGCGCTACCCGACGGACTCACCCTTGATACGACTACGGGCAGCATCAGCGGCACGCCCACTACCCAAACGCCTACGACCTCCTATACCGTAACCGCCACCAACGCAGGTGGCAGCACAACGGCTGTCATTCAGATTACCATCACAGCCGCCTCTCCTGTCTTTCTCGTGCATTACTGGAATTTCAATTCCTTGCCCACCGGTACGCTGACGACGGTCACACCCGACAGTTCGTTGTTGGCCGGCGGCGCAGCCTCCATTACCTATCCTGGAACAGGCGCGGGCTACCTCGACCAGGTGAATCCGGGCTCCGACCTGAACGCACAGGAAAGCGCACCGGCAGGATTGGCGCTTCGGATACGGAACCCATCCGATACGAGGGCGCTGCTGATCAACGCATCCACCGCCGGATATAAAGACATTGTCGTCTCATTTGCCACCACCCGCACCTCATCCGGGGCCAGCGAGCAGCTATATTCGTATACGATTGACGGCGTGAACTTCATCACCGCCTCCCTTCCGGTCACGACCTTCAGTCCGGGCATCGACCCAAGCTATTCCGTCGTCACCCTGGACTTTGGCGCCATCCCAGGCGCAGATAACAATCCCAACTTCGCGTTGCGCATCGGTTTCGGTGGTACCACAGCAAGTGGCACCAGCGGAAACAACCGAATTGACAACGTAGCTATAAGCGGCAGATCCCTATGAGAACCTTCCTACTGGCATCGTGCCTGCTGAGCACAGGGATCGCAGGTGCCCAAAAGACCCGTTTGGTCCCTACCCAACATTATGACCTATCCATACCGGAGCCCTCCGACATTTGTGTGGCGCCAGATGGCGTTTATTATATCGTAAGCGACCAGGGCTTCCTGTTTGAAACGCAGGCCGACGGCACGATCATTCGTAAGGCGGACTACCGCGGAATGGACGATGAAGCCGTCTTTGCCGATGACCGTTTCGTATATGTGGTGGAAGAATCCCTCCGAAAATTACGATTGTTCGACCGAGCCACGCTTACCCTGCAACGGACCGTCACACTGCCGTACGCCGGTGGCCGCAACAAAGGATATGAGTCGCTGACCTACAACCCCACGACGCAAAAGTTCCTGTTGATTACCGAAAAAGATCCAACGGTGGTTTTTGAAGTCGATCGCGACTTTAAGGTGACCAATGAAACCACGTTGAAACTGGCGCGCGACATTTCCGCCGCTACGTTCCAT
This genomic interval from Flavobacterium sp. HJ-32-4 contains the following:
- a CDS encoding T9SS sorting signal type C domain-containing protein, with the translated sequence MRKQLLLSIFGVALALFSLESVAQVSITTAGSAVTQNFDGLGSANNASVPAGFKIGTDWSTGTTVVTAAAGTSGAGILTGTSSGGVYNFANGVTATATDRALGFLSTSGFSSPRSIVYAFTNNTGATITSIDLAWNYEKYRSGTRAFDWTFFHGSTSTATTAANPGDQSYAADANNTVISNPPAATAKSFSITGLSIANGATYYLRWTYTGVAGSTNAQGLAIDDFSITANVSTNNIPVASSVTFTGPLATGNTHTGSYTYSDAENDPEGTSTFRWFRANDAAGAGAVAIGGATSITYQPGSNDIGKYLSFRVTPVATSGTLTGAEVASAYQGPIVSSTNSVSTITADGTFTPTANVDYLTSTGTDVTASSFEIARFSLNDVTGSPFNDGLATTLTALSFSVTGSSNLEKIALYDGTTELAEVTAAATTSFSGLSLSAASGASKIFSVRVTFKTTVTDNAQPQLTISSATSDPTGSLFAAANAGGASSSIAGDNNRIEVTATKLAFTTTAAQTVTNVAMTTQTVEATDVNNRRDLDFVSVVSLTSSGTLSTSPLTATATSGVASFTTITHTAIGTGLTLTASFGALTPAVSAAFNIVPAPIFANPITGTNPGLSNPYTNGQTFDANISVSGIGRGAGVNGTSANDRYNGSSWDTANLDTTAYFEFTLTPVAGYQIDFTNFIYTAQFSTTNGVTTAALRSSLDNYTANIGTATLTGTTISLTDTSFQNVSGPITFRLYAWGATNSGATFSVNSFEFNGIVEASPVPQISAAPSTISGLNYFEGAGPSTSQTIGITAANLTPASGNVTASATTGFEVSTDNTNFSSSVNVAYTSGTLTNAPLYVRQAAGATAGDYSGTVTISGGNAPANATVAVSGKVVVPFTIPYFNTFSTQSTVDVALVQGFVASNAAFNTSYLRFNSIGAYLDTPVIDFTQEGDFRVEFETATFGGNNGQTLELQISTDGGANYTTLTTIAPPSSSYTTLTYDINVASYPSTNGKLRVLMTAGTSQTRLRNFYLLGRTTWDGTSWSAGAPNSLVVATIAGDYSTSGEPSINAYSLDVNSGTLTVTNGESVTLQNALTVNTGATAEFESNANLIQVNNVANTGNISISRTANMRRQDYIYWSSPVTGQNLFNFSDQTLSNRFYVLDEDTNSFKALFTATPTGLGENATTYNFLPTKGYMVRAPNNHPSTVTPWTGTFTGVPNNGTYTFQATNGVATAAIGNNLIGNPYPSPINATSFLAANPTVGTLYFWAHITQTAPGAANYASFNGTGAAAAAGGEVPNGTIQVGQGFLVTVPAAVSIVFNNGMRVNNHQNQFFRSSEFGVTGPERHRIWLDLKKDGAVMSQSLVGYVSEATNGIEPLYDGAMIPENAPQLYSVLDNQAYSIQGRALPFADSDIVPMGIKTPTAGNYTIALNSFDGLFGSQAVYLKDNATNVLHDIKSGDYTFATDAGTFNDRFQIVFNTTTLGTDQPVLTDNAVTVYKNGTSLEVNSGTVAMQSVKIFDIRGRLVASRESINATATSFANLSATQQVLLVQIVSKDGATVTKKVIF
- a CDS encoding SdiA-regulated domain-containing protein; this encodes MRTFLLASCLLSTGIAGAQKTRLVPTQHYDLSIPEPSDICVAPDGVYYIVSDQGFLFETQADGTIIRKADYRGMDDEAVFADDRFVYVVEESLRKLRLFDRATLTLQRTVTLPYAGGRNKGYESLTYNPTTQKFLLITEKDPTVVFEVDRDFKVTNETTLKLARDISAATFHDGFVWVLSDEDRTVFKLDPVTYRPLAQWVLPVLNPEGLTFSTDNTLRILSDDRRRLYVFDLPLAP
- a CDS encoding Ig domain-containing protein, translated to MRLHYLLAFVPAFLLSCTTDRDLADTTVLPDPEAVVVHYWNFNSLPSGTLTSVQPDASLVTGAAITYEGEGAGYMDAFDPGYDTNAQNGDVAGQGLRARNPSDTRTLRFALPTTGFKNIVLRFATARTGSGATQQSYAYTVDGVNYTSDGLVLTGFTTKEDPTNDLVVLDFSDIPGADDNPNFRFAITFSGDTAAGTSGNNRFDNVTVEGIPLVPITAPSNLTYPSPQTWSVGAAITPVQPTVTGSGIQYSVNPALPDGLTLDTTTGSISGTPTTQTPTTSYTVTATNAGGSTTAVIQITITAASPVFLVHYWNFNSLPTGTLTTVTPDSSLLAGGAASITYPGTGAGYLDQVNPGSDLNAQESAPAGLALRIRNPSDTRALLINASTAGYKDIVVSFATTRTSSGASEQLYSYTIDGVNFITASLPVTTFSPGIDPSYSVVTLDFGAIPGADNNPNFALRIGFGGTTASGTSGNNRIDNVAISGRSL